In one window of Burkholderia multivorans ATCC BAA-247 DNA:
- a CDS encoding zinc-dependent alcohol dehydrogenase, whose protein sequence is MKAVVFHGIGDIRIDTVPDPEVADTTDAVVRLTASAICGTDLHMVRGTLGGMKPGTILGHEGVGIVEAVGRDVRNLRRDDRVLIPSTIACGHCVYCRAGYTAQCDVANPGGPRAGTAFFGGPADTGAFDGLQAEYARTPLANASLIRLPDEIDDDRAILMSDIFPTGYFGAQLAEVKPGDTVAVFGAGPVGQFAIASAKLMGAGRVIAIDRIASRLDMACAQGAEAVDFSEEDPVDTVLRLTGGIGVDRVIDAVGVDAMRATHGPAAADHEAARAFDAEVDAVAPRRKPDGRYWVPGDGPSQVLQWAVRAVAKAGTVAVIGVYPPQARVFPIGEAMNRNLTIKMGNCNHRTITPQLIELVRSGAFDPLSVLTQREPLTNAIDAYRAFDVREPGWIKVKLEP, encoded by the coding sequence ATGAAAGCAGTCGTATTTCACGGTATCGGCGACATCCGCATCGATACCGTACCCGATCCGGAAGTCGCCGACACCACCGACGCGGTCGTGCGCCTGACGGCCAGCGCGATCTGCGGCACCGATCTGCACATGGTGCGCGGCACGCTAGGCGGCATGAAGCCGGGCACGATTCTTGGGCACGAAGGCGTCGGCATCGTCGAGGCGGTCGGCCGCGACGTGCGTAATCTGCGGCGCGACGACCGCGTGCTGATTCCGTCGACGATCGCATGCGGCCACTGCGTGTACTGCCGTGCCGGCTATACCGCGCAGTGCGACGTCGCGAATCCGGGTGGGCCGCGCGCGGGCACCGCGTTCTTCGGCGGCCCGGCCGACACGGGCGCGTTCGACGGACTGCAGGCCGAATACGCGCGCACGCCGCTCGCGAACGCGAGCCTGATCCGTCTGCCCGACGAAATCGACGACGATCGCGCGATCCTGATGTCCGACATTTTTCCGACCGGCTATTTCGGCGCGCAGCTCGCCGAAGTGAAGCCGGGCGATACGGTCGCCGTGTTCGGCGCGGGCCCGGTCGGGCAGTTCGCGATCGCGAGCGCGAAGCTGATGGGTGCGGGCCGCGTGATCGCGATCGACCGGATCGCATCGCGTCTCGACATGGCCTGTGCGCAGGGCGCGGAAGCGGTCGACTTCTCCGAGGAAGATCCGGTCGACACCGTGCTGCGTCTGACGGGTGGAATCGGCGTCGATCGCGTGATCGACGCGGTCGGTGTCGACGCGATGCGCGCGACGCATGGGCCCGCTGCGGCCGACCACGAGGCCGCGCGTGCGTTCGATGCGGAGGTCGACGCGGTCGCGCCGCGCCGCAAGCCGGACGGCCGCTACTGGGTGCCGGGCGACGGGCCGTCGCAGGTGCTGCAATGGGCGGTGCGCGCGGTCGCGAAGGCGGGCACGGTCGCGGTGATCGGCGTGTATCCGCCGCAGGCGCGCGTGTTTCCGATCGGCGAGGCGATGAACCGCAATCTCACGATCAAGATGGGCAACTGCAATCACCGGACGATCACGCCGCAACTGATCGAATTGGTGCGCAGCGGTGCGTTCGATCCGTTGTCGGTGCTGACGCAGCGCGAGCCGCTGACCAATGCGATCGACGCGTATCGCGCCTTCGACGTGCGCGAGCCGGGCTGGATCAAAGTGAAACTGGAGCCGTGA
- a CDS encoding ABC transporter permease, with the protein MKLARPLFAPHMSFVERAWYVALRVLVVLTLLYLILPVLAIVPLSFSSSTFLVYPIPGFSTRWYENLIASDEWRMAAKNSFIVAPSATLVATVLGTLAAIGLTKAEFRGKGLLMAVLLSPMIVPVVVVGVGMYLFFAPLGLANTYMGLIAAHAALGVPFVVTTVAATLQGFNQNLVRASLSLGANPMTTFFRVTLPVIAPGVMSGALFAFATSFDEVVVTLFLAGADQTTLPRQMFTGIRENISPTIAALATILIVFSTSLLLALEWLRGRQARRAVA; encoded by the coding sequence ATGAAACTGGCCAGGCCGCTGTTTGCGCCGCACATGTCGTTCGTCGAGCGCGCGTGGTACGTCGCGTTGCGCGTGCTCGTCGTGCTCACGCTGCTGTATCTGATCCTGCCGGTGCTTGCGATCGTGCCGCTGTCGTTCTCGTCGAGCACGTTCCTCGTGTATCCGATTCCGGGGTTCTCGACGCGCTGGTACGAGAACCTGATTGCGTCGGACGAGTGGCGCATGGCCGCGAAGAACAGCTTCATCGTGGCGCCGTCGGCGACGCTCGTGGCGACCGTGCTCGGCACGCTGGCCGCGATCGGGCTGACGAAGGCCGAGTTCCGCGGCAAGGGGCTGCTGATGGCGGTGCTGCTCTCGCCGATGATCGTGCCGGTAGTGGTGGTCGGTGTCGGCATGTATCTGTTCTTCGCGCCGCTGGGGCTCGCGAACACGTACATGGGGCTGATCGCGGCGCACGCGGCGCTCGGCGTGCCGTTCGTCGTGACGACGGTGGCCGCGACGCTGCAGGGGTTCAACCAGAACCTCGTGCGCGCGAGCCTGTCGCTGGGCGCGAACCCGATGACGACATTCTTCCGCGTGACGCTGCCGGTGATCGCGCCGGGCGTGATGTCGGGCGCGCTGTTCGCGTTCGCGACGTCGTTCGACGAAGTGGTCGTCACGCTGTTTCTGGCCGGTGCGGACCAGACGACGCTGCCGCGGCAGATGTTTACCGGCATCCGCGAAAACATCAGCCCGACGATCGCGGCGCTCGCGACGATCCTGATCGTGTTCTCGACGAGCCTGCTGCTCGCGCTCGAATGGCTGCGCGGCCGTCAGGCGCGGCGCGCGGTGGCGTAA
- a CDS encoding ABC transporter permease has protein sequence MNTMTIASSPTSTAALKRELKAAEARKRTMALLLIAPLAIFLLLVFVVPIGTLLTRAVQNPEIAAALPNTVAALSKWDRKTPPADAAYAALATDMTKVADSDAMGALARRLNTEIPGYRSLVAKTARAMPLKSDDGTALTPAGTRGKLLELDARWGEIAYWQAIAKNGSAYSPFYLLAALDHKQDGFGNIVHADPDQSIYLAIFGRTFVIGIAVTLFALLLGYPLAYWISTLSERRANLAMILVLIPFWTSVLVRVAAWIVLLQNEGLINKALIGSGLIAHPLALLFNRVGVYISMTHILLPFMILPLYSVMKSIPPTYQRAAVSLGSHPFAAFWRVYVPQTYPGVGAGALLVFILAIGYYITPALLGGPNDQMVSYYVAYFTNVTINWGMACALGGLLLAATLVLYAVYGRFTRTNVSLG, from the coding sequence TTGAACACGATGACGATCGCTTCTTCCCCGACGTCGACGGCCGCGCTCAAGCGTGAACTGAAAGCCGCCGAAGCGCGCAAGCGCACGATGGCGCTGCTGCTGATCGCGCCGCTCGCGATCTTCCTGCTGCTGGTGTTCGTCGTGCCGATCGGCACGCTGCTCACGCGCGCGGTGCAGAACCCCGAGATCGCCGCCGCGCTGCCGAACACGGTCGCCGCGCTGTCGAAGTGGGACCGCAAGACGCCGCCCGCCGACGCCGCTTACGCGGCGCTCGCCACCGACATGACGAAAGTCGCCGACAGCGACGCGATGGGTGCGCTCGCACGGCGGCTGAACACCGAGATTCCCGGCTATCGCTCGCTCGTCGCGAAAACGGCGCGCGCGATGCCGCTGAAAAGCGACGATGGCACGGCGCTGACGCCGGCCGGCACGCGCGGCAAACTGCTCGAACTCGATGCGCGCTGGGGCGAGATCGCCTACTGGCAGGCCATCGCCAAAAACGGCAGCGCCTATTCGCCGTTCTATTTGCTGGCCGCGCTCGATCACAAGCAGGACGGCTTCGGTAACATCGTGCACGCCGATCCGGATCAGTCGATCTATCTGGCGATCTTCGGTCGCACGTTCGTGATCGGCATCGCCGTGACGCTGTTCGCGCTGCTGCTCGGCTATCCGCTCGCCTACTGGATCTCGACGCTGTCGGAGCGGCGCGCGAACCTGGCGATGATCCTCGTGCTGATTCCGTTCTGGACCTCGGTGCTCGTGCGCGTGGCCGCGTGGATCGTGCTGCTGCAGAACGAAGGGCTGATCAACAAGGCGCTGATCGGCAGCGGCCTGATCGCGCATCCGCTCGCGCTGCTGTTCAATCGCGTGGGCGTCTATATCTCGATGACGCACATCCTGCTGCCGTTCATGATCCTGCCGCTGTACAGCGTGATGAAGTCGATTCCGCCGACCTACCAGCGCGCGGCCGTCTCGCTCGGCAGCCATCCGTTCGCGGCGTTCTGGCGCGTGTACGTGCCGCAGACGTATCCGGGCGTCGGCGCGGGCGCGCTGCTCGTGTTCATCCTCGCGATCGGCTACTACATCACGCCGGCGCTGCTCGGCGGCCCGAACGATCAGATGGTGAGCTACTACGTCGCGTACTTCACGAACGTGACGATCAACTGGGGAATGGCGTGTGCGCTCGGCGGGCTGCTGCTCGCGGCGACGCTCGTGCTGTATGCGGTGTACGGGCGCTTCACGCGCACCAACGTGAGCCTCGGCTGA
- a CDS encoding ABC transporter substrate-binding protein, with translation MNRTRFTARRIAVALTLAAFGASASAAELTVVNFGGANGDAQKAAFNQPFEKATGNKVTAVEYNGEQAKVKAMVEAKHVSWDVVDVESGDVGRGCDEGLYEKLDWSKIAKKTDLIPEAYQTCGAGIFVWSTVLSYNADKLKTAPASWADFWDVKKFPGKRAMRKGARYNLEFALMADGVAPKDVYKVLNTKAGQDRAFKKLDELKPNIQWWEAGAQPPQFLVAGDVVMSTAFSGRIDAARKEGKNLKIVWNGSIYDLDYWAIPKGSPNKALAEQFIAYTLTPKPQQAYAQHIAYGPVNLAAIKSLDAKTLANLPNSPANGKNAVLQDIGFWTDHGDELEQRFAAWASK, from the coding sequence ATGAATCGAACCCGCTTTACCGCACGCCGCATTGCCGTTGCGCTGACGTTGGCCGCATTCGGCGCGTCGGCATCCGCTGCCGAACTGACGGTCGTCAACTTCGGCGGCGCGAACGGCGATGCGCAGAAGGCCGCTTTCAACCAGCCGTTCGAGAAGGCGACCGGCAACAAGGTCACCGCCGTCGAATACAACGGCGAGCAGGCGAAGGTGAAGGCGATGGTCGAGGCGAAGCACGTGAGTTGGGACGTCGTCGACGTCGAGTCCGGCGACGTCGGCCGCGGCTGCGACGAAGGCCTTTACGAGAAGCTCGACTGGTCGAAGATCGCGAAGAAGACCGATCTGATTCCCGAGGCGTACCAGACCTGCGGCGCGGGCATTTTCGTCTGGTCGACGGTGCTGTCGTACAACGCCGACAAGCTGAAGACCGCACCGGCGAGCTGGGCCGATTTCTGGGACGTGAAGAAATTCCCCGGCAAGCGTGCGATGCGCAAGGGTGCACGCTACAACCTCGAGTTCGCGCTGATGGCCGACGGCGTCGCGCCGAAGGACGTCTACAAGGTGCTGAACACGAAGGCCGGCCAGGATCGTGCGTTCAAGAAGCTCGACGAGCTGAAGCCGAACATTCAGTGGTGGGAAGCGGGCGCACAGCCGCCGCAGTTCCTCGTTGCCGGCGACGTCGTGATGTCGACCGCGTTCAGCGGCCGCATCGACGCGGCGCGCAAGGAAGGCAAGAACCTGAAGATCGTGTGGAACGGCAGCATCTACGATCTCGACTACTGGGCGATTCCGAAGGGTTCGCCGAACAAGGCGCTCGCCGAGCAGTTCATCGCCTACACGCTGACGCCGAAGCCGCAGCAGGCATATGCACAGCACATCGCGTACGGCCCGGTGAACCTCGCCGCGATCAAGTCGCTCGACGCGAAGACGCTCGCGAATCTGCCGAATTCGCCGGCCAACGGCAAGAACGCCGTGCTGCAGGACATCGGCTTCTGGACCGACCACGGCGACGAGCTCGAGCAGCGCTTCGCCGCGTGGGCGTCGAAGTGA
- a CDS encoding four-helix bundle copper-binding protein has product MEPATNRTELNARYDTCMAACDACAHACDACAGACLAEPDPRALTACIALDIDCALLCRFASGAMARRSVLAPQICALCAQVCERCAAECRRHTHEHCRRCALACDACAAMCRAMA; this is encoded by the coding sequence ATGGAACCCGCAACGAACCGCACCGAACTGAACGCGCGCTACGACACGTGCATGGCGGCATGCGACGCATGTGCCCATGCGTGCGACGCCTGCGCCGGCGCGTGTCTCGCGGAGCCCGACCCGCGCGCGCTGACCGCATGCATCGCGCTCGACATCGACTGCGCGCTGCTGTGCCGCTTCGCGTCCGGCGCGATGGCCCGCCGCAGCGTGCTCGCACCGCAGATCTGCGCACTGTGCGCCCAGGTGTGCGAGCGCTGTGCGGCGGAATGCCGACGCCATACGCACGAGCACTGCCGGCGCTGCGCCCTCGCCTGCGATGCCTGCGCGGCGATGTGCCGCGCGATGGCGTGA